In the Paenibacillus pabuli genome, one interval contains:
- the ctaD gene encoding cytochrome c oxidase subunit I, whose translation MDWITTVDHKKIAILYLIAGGFFFGIGGIEAILIRIQLMKPMNDFVSAQVFNELITMHGTTMIFLGVMPIIFAIMNAVVPLQIGARDVAFPFVNALGFWTFLFGGLLLNLSWIMGGAPDAGWTSYTPLSSSEYSGTHGVDFYTIGLQIAGLGTLIGGINFLATIITMRAPGMSYMRMPMFTWTTFITSAIILFAFPAITVGLVLLTFDRILGANFFDVANGGNPVLWQHIFWIFGHPEVYILILPAFGIISEVIPTFARKRLFGYSSMVFATILIAFLGFMVWAHHMFTTGLGNVANALFSISTMLIAVPTGIKIFNWLFTMWGGQIRFTAANLFAVGFVPTFVMGGVTGVMLASAPADFQFHDTYFVVAHFHYVIVGGLVLGLFSGLHYWWPKMFGRILSETLGKWTFWTFMIGFQLTFFVQHFLGLMGMQRRIVTYLPNQDFDLLNLVSSVGAFLMGVGVIMFLVNIVITTRKPVNAPNDPWEDGRTLEWSIPSPPPEYNFKQTPLVRGIDAYWKEKMAGHTEMTPAEPVGSIHMPSATPLPFVMSVGIFIAGLGLMFSKDDFGNAFMNGLFNNYIVVIIGLLITFGAMALRSLYDDHGWHIEPEDQDEKGVRT comes from the coding sequence ATGGATTGGATCACCACCGTCGATCACAAAAAAATTGCGATTCTGTATTTAATAGCAGGTGGATTTTTCTTCGGAATTGGCGGGATTGAAGCGATTTTAATCCGGATTCAGCTGATGAAGCCGATGAATGATTTTGTATCGGCACAGGTCTTCAACGAATTGATTACAATGCACGGAACAACGATGATCTTCCTTGGTGTCATGCCAATCATATTTGCCATCATGAATGCTGTTGTCCCTTTGCAGATTGGTGCCCGGGACGTCGCCTTTCCATTTGTTAATGCACTGGGTTTCTGGACGTTCCTGTTTGGCGGACTGCTGCTCAACCTGAGCTGGATTATGGGCGGGGCGCCTGATGCAGGCTGGACGTCATACACGCCGCTCTCCAGTAGTGAGTACAGCGGGACCCATGGTGTGGATTTCTACACGATCGGTCTACAGATTGCCGGTCTAGGAACACTCATCGGGGGCATTAACTTTCTCGCCACGATCATTACGATGCGTGCACCAGGCATGTCCTATATGCGGATGCCGATGTTTACATGGACGACGTTTATCACATCAGCCATTATCCTTTTTGCATTCCCTGCCATTACGGTAGGATTAGTACTGCTAACATTTGACCGTATTCTGGGAGCCAACTTCTTCGATGTTGCAAATGGCGGTAACCCGGTACTCTGGCAGCACATTTTCTGGATCTTCGGACATCCGGAAGTGTACATACTCATCTTGCCAGCGTTTGGAATTATCTCGGAAGTTATTCCGACGTTTGCACGTAAGAGATTGTTTGGTTACAGCTCCATGGTGTTTGCAACGATCCTGATTGCCTTCCTGGGATTCATGGTATGGGCACACCATATGTTTACAACGGGTCTGGGTAATGTGGCCAACGCACTCTTTTCCATCTCAACCATGCTGATCGCTGTACCGACAGGGATCAAGATCTTTAACTGGCTCTTTACGATGTGGGGTGGACAGATCCGCTTTACGGCTGCAAACCTGTTTGCCGTAGGATTCGTTCCAACTTTCGTCATGGGTGGTGTCACAGGTGTCATGCTCGCATCTGCACCAGCTGATTTCCAGTTCCACGATACGTACTTTGTCGTGGCCCACTTCCACTACGTAATCGTTGGTGGCTTGGTTCTTGGATTGTTCTCGGGCCTGCATTACTGGTGGCCAAAGATGTTTGGTCGCATTTTGAGCGAAACACTTGGGAAATGGACATTCTGGACATTCATGATCGGTTTCCAATTAACGTTCTTCGTACAGCATTTTCTGGGTCTTATGGGGATGCAGCGCCGGATCGTTACATACTTGCCGAATCAGGACTTTGACCTGCTTAACCTGGTCAGCTCCGTTGGAGCATTCCTGATGGGTGTCGGGGTAATCATGTTCCTCGTGAACATCGTAATTACAACGAGAAAACCGGTGAATGCACCAAATGACCCGTGGGAAGATGGCCGAACGTTGGAATGGTCCATCCCGTCTCCACCACCGGAATATAACTTCAAGCAGACTCCGCTTGTTCGCGGAATCGATGCATATTGGAAGGAAAAGATGGCCGGACACACGGAGATGACACCGGCTGAACCGGTAGGTTCGATTCATATGCCATCTGCGACGCCGCTGCCGTTTGTCATGTCTGTCGGTATTTTCATTGCCGGACTGGGCCTGATGTTCAGCAAAGATGATTTCGGCAATGCCTTTATGAACGGACTATTCAATAACTATATCGTGGTTATTATCGGCCTTCTGATTACATTTGGAGCGATGGCACTGCGGTCACTTTATGACGATCATGGCTGGCATATCGAGCCGGAGGATCAGGATGAGAAGGGGGTTAGAACATGA